Below is a window of Caballeronia insecticola DNA.
TGGCACATCCACGAAAATCTCGCCGAGAAAGAACAGCGAACCCGCGTCGCGATCGAGCAGCAGCGTGTGCTTGCCTCGCCAGCCGTTGCCCGCCTTCTGCGCGAGCGCGACTTCCAGCACCGGCGCCGAATCCGTGAACGCCCGATACCCGAACGGCCCGATCTCGCCTTCGATGCGCTCCGCCAACTGCTGCAACCGCTGACGCATGACCTTGTGATAATCGCGGCCGCGCGCGTAGATCGACACATTGGCCTGCGCGGGCTGCGCGAGGCGCGTCCATTCGATCGCGCGCCAGTCGTTCTTCTGACCATCGGCTGTCAGGACACTTTCATCGCCGGTTTTTTCGAGCGTTTGCGCGGGCAGATAGGCCATGCGCGCGGTGATGACCCGTCGCGTTCCGGCCACAAGCTCGGCGGGCCGCGCGCGTTTCATCCCATGTTTGGCCATATAATCCATTTCGCCGTGATAGCCTGCTTCGAGCCATTCAGCGAGGCCTTTCTCGGCATCCGTCAGGTCGATATCGCTGATACCGACCGCACCGAATCCCAACTCGCGACCCCACGCCTTGATGCGTTGCGCGAGTTCCGACAGCGCAGCCTCCTCTTCGCGAGTGAAGGCGCGAGACACTGAGACGGACTCAGCGGCGGCGTCGCTGGACGCGGTCGTGATTTCAACGGAATGTTCCGGCAATCGGTTCATCACGACATTTTACGAGCAATGCCCGAAAGCCCCGCACGCACCACGCCCGATCTTTTATCCGCGCTTCTCGAACGCCGCTTCGTTCTGCGCGACGAGGCGGCCACGCTCGCTTTCGGCGAACGCTTCGCGCGCGCCATCGAAGCCACGCGAACGCACACATCGTCTGAACGATTCACGGGTTTGCAAGTCCAGTTGATCGGGGACCTGGGCGCGGGCAAGACCACGCTCGTGCGCGCGACCTTGCGCGCGCTGGGCCACACCGGCCGCGTGAAAAGCCCGACTTACACACTCGTCGAGCCGTATTCGCTCGAGACCGAAAGCGGCCCGCTCGACGTTTATCACTTCGATCTCTATCGCTTCGCCGATCCGGCCGAATGGGCCGATGCCGGCTTCCGCGAATATTTCGATGCGGGCGCGGTGTGCCTCGTCGAGTGGCCGCAGCAGGCGGGCGGTCTGCTCGGCGTGCCCGATCTCGTGTTCCGGCTGTCGCTGCCGGATGAACCGGGTTCTTCCGGTCATCCGAACGAAGAAGAAGGCCGCGTGCTCAGCGCGCGGGCATTTAGCGAAACAGGAAAGTCATGTCTCGAAAGATGTTGATCAAGCCGTTCCATTCGATCGAATCGGGCGCCACCGCGCCGCACAACTGGCGCCGCCGCCAGGTGCTGCGCGCAGGCGCCTCGACGATCATGCTCGCGCTCGTCGCGCCCCGGCTCGCGCATGCGAGCAGCGTGCTCGGCGTGCGCGTGTGGCCCGCGCGCGACTACACCCGCGTGACGATCGAATCGGACCAGCCGCTGCAGAACACCAACCAGACGCTGCAAGGGCCGGACCGGCTCGTCGTCGATCTGAACGGCATCGATCTCGATCAGTCGCTCAAGGATCTCGTCTCGAAGATCACGCCGAACGATCCGCAGATTCAGTCGGTGCGCGTCGGGCAGTATCAGCCGCATGTCGTGCGCATGGTGTTCGACCTGAAGGGGTCGGTGAAGCCGCAGGTTTTCACGCTCGGTCCTATCGGCAGCTACAAGTACCGGCTCGTGTTCGACTTGTATCCCGCCGTCGCGCCCGATCCGCTGATGGAACTGCTCGCACAGTCCGAGCGCAAGCAGGAAGCGTTCGACCGCGCCAATCCGAATCCGTCCGCGCCGCCGCCGGCGACGCTGTCCGGCCCGGCGACGCCGCAAAAACCCGTTACGCCCGATTCGACCGACGACTTCTTCCAGAAGTACGCGCAGAACGACGCGCCCGCCGACGCGGTTCCATCAGCGCCGTCCGCACCCGCCACGCCCGCCACGCCCGCCACGCCTGCGCCCACGCCCGCCGTGAAGCCGCGCGTGCCGGTCGCGCCGCCCGTCATCGCCAAAAAAGACGACAGCGACGATACGTACACCTTCTCCGCGCCCAAGCAAGGCGCCGGCACGACGCGTCTGCTCACGGTCGCGATCGATCCGGGCCACGGCGGCGAAGACCCCGGCGCGATCGGTGGCCAGGGCACATACGAGAAGCACATCGCGCTCGATATCGCGAAGAAGCTGCGCGCGAAGATCGACGCCCAGCCCAACATGCGCGCGATGATGACGCGCGACGCCGACTTCTTCGTGCCGCTCAACGTGCGCGTGCAGAAGGCGCAGCGCGTGGGCGCGGACCTGTTCGTATCGATTCACGCGGATGCGTTCACCACGCCCGA
It encodes the following:
- the queG gene encoding tRNA epoxyqueuosine(34) reductase QueG, coding for MNRLPEHSVEITTASSDAAAESVSVSRAFTREEEAALSELAQRIKAWGRELGFGAVGISDIDLTDAEKGLAEWLEAGYHGEMDYMAKHGMKRARPAELVAGTRRVITARMAYLPAQTLEKTGDESVLTADGQKNDWRAIEWTRLAQPAQANVSIYARGRDYHKVMRQRLQQLAERIEGEIGPFGYRAFTDSAPVLEVALAQKAGNGWRGKHTLLLDRDAGSLFFLGEIFVDVPLPVDPHPEQDGAHCGQCTRCIGACPTGAIVAPYRVDARRCISYLTIELHGSIPEDMRPLIGNRIYGCDDCQLVCPWNKFAQAAPVADFDVRHGLDRATLVELFAWSAADFDTRMQGSAIRRIGHERWLRNIAVAMGNALRASGLDAGERKAIVEALDARADDPSTLVREHVRWALAQGSRT
- the tsaE gene encoding tRNA (adenosine(37)-N6)-threonylcarbamoyltransferase complex ATPase subunit type 1 TsaE, with the translated sequence MPESPARTTPDLLSALLERRFVLRDEAATLAFGERFARAIEATRTHTSSERFTGLQVQLIGDLGAGKTTLVRATLRALGHTGRVKSPTYTLVEPYSLETESGPLDVYHFDLYRFADPAEWADAGFREYFDAGAVCLVEWPQQAGGLLGVPDLVFRLSLPDEPGSSGHPNEEEGRVLSARAFSETGKSCLERC
- a CDS encoding N-acetylmuramoyl-L-alanine amidase; this encodes MSRKMLIKPFHSIESGATAPHNWRRRQVLRAGASTIMLALVAPRLAHASSVLGVRVWPARDYTRVTIESDQPLQNTNQTLQGPDRLVVDLNGIDLDQSLKDLVSKITPNDPQIQSVRVGQYQPHVVRMVFDLKGSVKPQVFTLGPIGSYKYRLVFDLYPAVAPDPLMELLAQSERKQEAFDRANPNPSAPPPATLSGPATPQKPVTPDSTDDFFQKYAQNDAPADAVPSAPSAPATPATPATPAPTPAVKPRVPVAPPVIAKKDDSDDTYTFSAPKQGAGTTRLLTVAIDPGHGGEDPGAIGGQGTYEKHIALDIAKKLRAKIDAQPNMRAMMTRDADFFVPLNVRVQKAQRVGADLFVSIHADAFTTPDARGSSVFALSEHGASSAAARWMANKENASDQVGGINVKSQDASVNRALFDMSTTAQIRDSMRYGSFVLNEIGGINKLHKGSVEQAGFAVLKAPDIPSILVETAFISNPDEEARLNDDAYRDKMANAIVKGIKRYFAANPPLAKSRMT